One Fundidesulfovibrio magnetotacticus genomic window carries:
- a CDS encoding phage GP46 family protein gives MGIDQAIDPYTGEYLSARISHLGNAVYIRLATPLGSWWADPSIGSRLHELARSKDLPRIGVLARQYAEQALRPLLDDGRARSIAVEVEQPHDGRCLLLITVEDATGREATFQHPVRVS, from the coding sequence ATGGGCATCGACCAGGCCATTGATCCGTACACCGGCGAGTACTTATCCGCCCGAATAAGCCATCTGGGCAACGCCGTCTACATCCGTCTTGCCACGCCGCTGGGCTCCTGGTGGGCCGATCCGTCCATCGGCTCGCGCCTGCACGAGCTGGCCCGCTCAAAGGACCTCCCGCGCATCGGCGTCCTGGCCCGGCAGTATGCCGAGCAGGCCCTGCGCCCCCTTTTGGATGACGGTCGCGCCCGCTCCATCGCCGTGGAGGTGGAGCAGCCCCACGACGGCCGCTGCCTCCTGCTCATCACCGTGGAGGACGCCACGGGCCGCGAGGCCACCTTCCAGCATCCGGTGAGGGTGTCCTGA
- a CDS encoding baseplate J/gp47 family protein has protein sequence MYTVPTFEAVREAYLRDILNLLPDAATDPDSDHYIRATALASAVVGLYHHQLWIARQVLPDTSDPEWLDRHAALRGITRKPAIAATGQLVIQGAAGSVIPSGEAVKHVATGLTFLTSGQAIISQDGTATVAALAAAPGVMPALVAEPVLFSQAPAGVLPQASLTLSGGVDAETDAELLARLLDYLQHPPGGGNVHDYRRWALAVPGISRAWTFPNRRGLGSVDVAVLGPEGAPSPEALAAAQAAVDASRPAACRDAWVLAPTPVAVLVSVAVRLDASVTTLALLTARLQEALAAEFKALAPGQTVYRSRIEAVVSGQPGVLDRVVRVPQANFAAVVDRERLEWPRLGLVQVEAL, from the coding sequence ATGTACACCGTCCCCACCTTCGAGGCCGTGCGCGAGGCCTACCTGCGAGACATCCTCAACCTGCTGCCCGACGCGGCAACGGACCCGGATTCGGACCACTACATCCGCGCCACGGCCCTGGCCTCCGCCGTGGTTGGCCTCTATCACCATCAGCTCTGGATCGCCCGCCAGGTGCTGCCGGACACCTCCGATCCCGAATGGCTGGATCGCCACGCGGCCCTGCGCGGCATCACCCGCAAGCCCGCCATCGCGGCCACGGGTCAGCTGGTCATCCAGGGCGCGGCCGGATCGGTCATCCCCTCGGGAGAGGCCGTTAAGCACGTGGCCACGGGGCTCACCTTTCTAACGTCCGGCCAAGCCATCATCAGTCAGGACGGCACGGCCACCGTGGCCGCCCTGGCCGCCGCGCCCGGCGTCATGCCCGCGCTCGTGGCGGAGCCGGTGCTATTCTCCCAGGCCCCGGCGGGCGTGCTGCCCCAGGCCAGCCTGACGCTCTCCGGCGGCGTGGACGCCGAGACGGACGCCGAGCTGCTGGCCCGGCTCCTGGACTACCTCCAGCACCCGCCCGGCGGCGGCAACGTCCACGACTACCGCCGCTGGGCGCTGGCCGTTCCCGGCATCTCCCGGGCCTGGACCTTCCCCAACCGCCGGGGTCTGGGCAGCGTGGATGTGGCCGTGCTGGGGCCGGAAGGCGCGCCGTCTCCCGAGGCCCTGGCCGCCGCGCAGGCCGCCGTGGACGCCTCCCGCCCGGCCGCCTGCCGCGACGCCTGGGTGCTGGCCCCCACGCCCGTGGCCGTACTCGTCTCCGTGGCCGTGCGCCTGGACGCCAGCGTGACCACCCTGGCTCTGCTCACGGCGCGCCTCCAGGAAGCCCTGGCCGCCGAGTTCAAGGCCCTCGCGCCCGGCCAGACCGTCTACCGCTCACGCATCGAGGCCGTCGTCTCCGGGCAGCCGGGCGTGCTGGACCGGGTGGTGCGCGTGCCCCAGGCCAACTTCGCGGCCGTGGTGGACCGCGAGCGCCTGGAGTGGCCGCGCCTGGGCCTGGTGCAGGTGGAGGCGCTTTGA
- a CDS encoding putative phage tail protein, with translation MAGHAELLAQLLPSSYALTGPIEAELAAEGAALDRALAVSLDPLRGLTPLQSLEWLEDYERCYGLPGHCRQPGLLIQERLALLTVALAERSAINRDYYVWLAAQLGYTITIQEFGQFLAGHSAAGDRLTNYEGFFTAGSRAGEPLRQGAPWQYVWVVHAGGEPTALFRAGVSAAGEPLASWSNALLECAIRAAVPAHTLFHFAYGG, from the coding sequence ATGGCCGGTCATGCCGAGCTGCTCGCCCAGCTGCTGCCCTCCAGCTACGCCCTCACCGGCCCCATCGAGGCGGAGCTGGCTGCCGAGGGCGCTGCCCTGGACCGCGCCCTGGCCGTCTCCCTGGACCCCTTGCGCGGGCTCACGCCCCTGCAATCCCTGGAGTGGCTGGAGGACTACGAGCGCTGCTACGGCCTGCCCGGCCACTGCCGCCAGCCCGGCCTGCTCATCCAGGAGCGTCTGGCGCTCTTGACCGTGGCCCTGGCGGAGCGCTCCGCCATCAACCGCGACTACTACGTCTGGCTGGCCGCCCAGCTGGGCTACACCATCACCATCCAGGAGTTCGGCCAGTTCCTGGCCGGGCACTCCGCCGCCGGGGACCGGCTCACCAATTACGAGGGCTTCTTCACGGCCGGGAGCCGCGCCGGGGAGCCCCTGCGCCAGGGCGCGCCCTGGCAGTACGTCTGGGTGGTCCACGCCGGGGGCGAACCCACGGCGCTGTTCCGCGCGGGCGTCTCGGCCGCCGGGGAGCCCCTGGCCAGTTGGAGCAACGCGCTGCTGGAGTGCGCCATCCGCGCGGCGGTCCCGGCGCACACCTTATTCCACTTCGCCTACGGAGGATGA
- a CDS encoding phage tail protein: MHRIDGPGAVNNLFSAGDPTVPQMATVVTPEWLNDVQENIARVILAAGITLVKGDYDQLRQALAILSGSGLVGEVIPWFADELPASGDWLKAQGLQLPKLDYPLLFDVWGYTYGGEGALFGTPKLNGIFLRGVDDGAGVDLDTDIRTNRGDGVTGDRVGTKQTSATLDHVHGLFVGNPGTGVGSENGGFGTAYAGSGTVQSTAGLLSQTEGGMFMTGANSGWHRNQISRYETRPVNIAVQYIFRWR, from the coding sequence ATGCACAGAATCGACGGCCCGGGAGCCGTGAACAACCTCTTCAGCGCGGGCGACCCGACCGTCCCGCAGATGGCCACGGTGGTAACGCCTGAGTGGCTGAACGACGTTCAGGAGAACATCGCCCGCGTGATCCTCGCCGCCGGGATCACGCTGGTGAAGGGCGACTATGACCAGCTGCGCCAGGCCCTCGCCATCCTCTCCGGCTCCGGCCTGGTGGGCGAGGTGATTCCCTGGTTCGCCGACGAGCTGCCCGCAAGCGGCGACTGGCTCAAGGCCCAGGGGCTCCAGCTGCCCAAGCTGGACTACCCCCTGCTCTTCGACGTGTGGGGCTACACCTACGGCGGGGAAGGGGCGCTCTTCGGCACGCCGAAGCTGAACGGCATTTTCCTGCGCGGCGTGGACGACGGCGCAGGCGTGGACCTGGACACCGACATCCGCACAAACCGGGGCGACGGCGTGACCGGCGACCGCGTGGGCACCAAGCAGACCAGCGCCACGCTGGACCATGTGCACGGTCTGTTCGTGGGCAACCCGGGCACCGGCGTGGGGTCTGAAAACGGCGGATTCGGCACGGCCTACGCTGGCAGCGGCACGGTGCAGAGCACGGCGGGCCTGCTCTCCCAGACCGAAGGCGGCATGTTCATGACCGGAGCCAACTCCGGCTGGCACCGCAACCAGATATCCCGCTACGAGACGCGCCCGGTGAACATCGCCGTGCAATACATCTTCCGTTGGAGGTAG